The stretch of DNA GGCCAGCTCCAAACACAAGGCAATTTCCTCTCGCACCGCGCCGGACGCAATGGCGGTACGGCAGGTCTCCCTCACGGCTCCGACAAATTCCCTCACGCCGGGGAGAACAGGCAACGCCTTGCGCAGCGCTGCTTGCATGAGATTAGTTTTGCACGCCACGAGTCGATCGAGAGTCTCGGCCGATACGACAGACCAACCGGAATCGGTCAACACGGCGCGGAAGCAAGCCTGATCCGTCAAGCCTACATAGCGCGCCTGGTAACGGTCCGGAGCAAGGGTCACCCCTTCCATTCGAAGCACCTGTCGAAACATCTCGAAATGCAGCGGCTCGGTGTCGAACAACACCCCGTCGAAATCGAAGATGACGGCTCTGATCGTGGCCATGTCTTTTCACTCCTATCTGGTTCCGACTGATCGACACAACCGACCGGTGCATGATTTACGAGAACTTGATCATCTCCTTACCCTCCCGTAATCCCTTGCCTGTACGATGGTCGCGATCGTCCAACCTGGCTCCTGACAAGCCGCCGCCTGGCCGGCCTCGCAGCCCGCTTGCAGTCTGCGCACACATCGACCATCATTATAAGAATCCTCCGGGAGAATCCTCATGGCCCCCCTCGATGCGCCTCCGCTCTCGATCGAACAGGGAACCTGTTATGCCCTGTTCGCCTACGACATTGGACTAGCCATTAATCTCGATGAAGCGGAACGGCACGTGACGGCCATCAAAGAACGAGGACGCATCCGCCACAAAGCTCGAGCCCCGCACTATTTTGAATATCGCCCGGCGCCGCTTCGACTGACACAGGAGACCGTCTCCCTGACATTCGGCAACTACCGGTCGAGCAAAACCGTGGAGGTGATGCTGTACGACTTCGGCGCGGTCACCGTCATGTACCGCATTCCGATCGATGGTCCATTTGAAGGACTACTGAGCTTGAGCGAATCGCTCTATGAAAATGAAACGCTGCTGGCGGAATCACGCCACCGCCTGGATCAGCTGGTGCGCGACATCCTTCCGGCCGTCGAGCGGCCCTCCACATCGAAGGAGGTCGAGGACTACCTGATCTTTTCCATTGAGCGCTGCACGCCCTCGGCCATTCAAGCCCTCGGCGTTCCCTACGATCCGTTGTTTGCGCATGTGCTTCGCAGCGAACGCACGCGGCTCTCGGACCAGGAAATCCATGAAGCGACCTCCTGTCGAATTTCTTTCAGTCGGGACGACACCGCCGTGATCGACTGGAATGCGGCCCTCGTCTTCGGACAGGACATGGATGATGTGCGAGCGGTACTGGAGTTTGTGAATGTCGAGCTGCTCGAAATGCGGGCCCTGGATGAGCAACTGGATACGGCACTCGACCAGGGGTATGACGCGCTCACACGGAAGACCGGCTTGAAATCATGGCTGCCAGGCTCGCACGAGGCGGCGCTCACCCACATCGGGCAATTGCAGGTCGACAGCGCCGTGCTCTTCGAACGCGTGGCGAACACCTTAAAGCTACTCGGCGATCAATATCTGGCCCGGGTCTATCGATTGGCCTCGCAGCGTTTTCACCTGGAGGCCTGGGATGCCAGCATCATCAGAAAGCTCCAG from Nitrospira sp. encodes:
- a CDS encoding HAD family phosphatase is translated as MATIRAVIFDFDGVLFDTEPLHFEMFRQVLRMEGVTLAPDRYQARYVGLTDQACFRAVLTDSGWSVVSAETLDRLVACKTNLMQAALRKALPVLPGVREFVGAVRETCRTAIASGAVREEIALCLELAGMTSMFEHISAAQDVRHGKPAPALYLHALDGLNRRSPLRAHECVAFEDTPHGIEAARKAGIRCVGVATTLPESRLEQADLVVPSLDTLSLSQVLAQLPR